A part of Desulfomicrobium baculatum DSM 4028 genomic DNA contains:
- a CDS encoding metal ABC transporter permease → MVVNRQVFMAGGVAHTAYGGVGLAFFLGLPVLPCAVGFTVLAALIMALASFGRSERSDGIIGIMWAAGMAFGIILLDLTPGYNVDLMSYLFGSLLAVPRSDIWLMLLLDVFILAVVLFWYKDFLSLSFDMEFARSTGVPVRLLYVLMQVMTAVTVVMVIQIAGLILVIALLTIPPMLAELFTNSLWKTMALATLASLFFCLCGLAISYHLDLTSGASIIAVATIGYVLAWGFKSLWRRT, encoded by the coding sequence GTGGTCGTCAACCGGCAGGTCTTCATGGCCGGAGGCGTGGCCCACACAGCCTACGGCGGAGTGGGCCTGGCCTTTTTCCTGGGCCTCCCGGTGCTGCCCTGCGCCGTGGGCTTCACGGTCCTGGCCGCTCTGATCATGGCCCTGGCCTCTTTTGGCCGCAGCGAACGCAGCGATGGCATCATCGGCATCATGTGGGCTGCGGGCATGGCCTTTGGAATCATCCTGCTGGACCTGACTCCGGGCTACAACGTCGACCTGATGAGCTACCTCTTCGGCAGCCTCCTGGCAGTTCCCAGAAGCGACATCTGGCTCATGCTTCTGCTTGATGTCTTCATCCTGGCCGTGGTTCTGTTCTGGTACAAAGACTTTCTGTCCCTGTCCTTCGACATGGAATTCGCGCGTTCAACGGGCGTTCCCGTGCGTCTGCTCTACGTGCTGATGCAGGTCATGACCGCCGTGACCGTTGTCATGGTCATCCAGATCGCAGGGCTCATTCTGGTCATCGCGCTCTTGACCATCCCTCCCATGCTGGCCGAACTGTTCACCAATTCCCTCTGGAAGACCATGGCCCTTGCGACCCTGGCGAGCCTCTTTTTCTGCCTCTGCGGGCTTGCGATCTCCTATCATCTGGACCTGACCTCAGGCGCGTCCATCATCGCTGTGGCCACGATCGGATACGTTCTGGCCTGGGGTTTCAAATCTCTTTGGCGGCGGACATGA